One stretch of Novosphingobium pentaromativorans US6-1 DNA includes these proteins:
- a CDS encoding amidohydrolase family protein, which produces MKRLSTVAAALAGVAALGLPSLASAQDFAITNATLAIGDGSAPIEGGTVVVRGGKVIAAGAGVTVPAGVEAIDGSGKWVTPGIFATYTDLGLFDVQEVSESDDRGSDQAPFNAALDVAPAINPANEHIAVSREGGVTRASVTPFNGNSIFAGQGALIDLGADPEAVTKARAFQVVALGEGGAKLAGGSRVAAHVALRNALREARDVAAMAQGADRQSDAMLTRADAAALGPVIAGTQPLYVEVERAADIRSVLSLKREFPKLDLVLVGASEGWLVANEIAAAGVPVIATALNDLPAQFDRIAATQSNVGRMKLAGVKVAIGMLANDNQPRYAPQEAGNLVALNKIPGASGLSWGEALAAITSIPAEISGMDGRNGHMRAGVLAPGAVGDVVVWDGDPLELSSAPLEVWIDGVKQPLDNHQSRLKERYKDLDRTSLPKAYDW; this is translated from the coding sequence ATGAAGCGCCTCTCCACGGTCGCCGCTGCTCTTGCCGGTGTCGCCGCGCTGGGCCTGCCTTCGCTCGCGTCTGCGCAGGATTTTGCCATCACCAATGCCACTCTTGCCATCGGCGACGGCAGTGCGCCCATCGAGGGCGGCACTGTCGTCGTTCGCGGCGGCAAGGTCATTGCCGCAGGGGCGGGCGTCACCGTGCCGGCGGGCGTCGAGGCGATCGACGGCAGTGGCAAATGGGTTACGCCGGGTATCTTCGCGACTTACACCGACCTTGGCCTGTTCGATGTTCAGGAAGTGAGCGAGAGCGATGACCGCGGATCCGATCAGGCGCCCTTCAACGCCGCGCTCGACGTGGCCCCGGCGATCAATCCGGCGAACGAGCACATCGCGGTCAGCCGCGAAGGCGGGGTGACGCGGGCCAGCGTGACGCCGTTCAACGGCAATTCGATCTTCGCCGGACAAGGTGCACTGATCGATCTTGGTGCCGATCCCGAGGCAGTGACGAAGGCGCGGGCCTTCCAGGTCGTCGCTCTGGGCGAGGGCGGGGCGAAGCTCGCCGGTGGCAGCCGCGTCGCAGCGCATGTCGCCTTGCGCAATGCCCTGCGCGAGGCGAGGGATGTGGCGGCCATGGCACAGGGCGCGGACCGCCAGTCCGACGCGATGTTGACGCGCGCCGATGCCGCCGCCTTGGGGCCGGTCATCGCCGGGACCCAGCCGCTCTACGTCGAAGTGGAACGCGCTGCCGACATCCGTTCGGTGCTGTCCTTGAAGCGCGAGTTTCCCAAGCTCGATCTCGTGCTGGTCGGCGCGAGCGAGGGCTGGCTCGTCGCCAACGAGATCGCGGCGGCAGGCGTGCCGGTGATTGCCACGGCGCTGAACGACCTGCCGGCCCAGTTCGACCGCATCGCCGCCACTCAGTCCAACGTCGGCCGGATGAAGCTGGCGGGCGTAAAGGTCGCCATCGGCATGCTTGCGAACGACAACCAGCCTCGGTACGCGCCCCAGGAGGCGGGCAATCTTGTCGCTCTGAACAAGATCCCCGGCGCGTCAGGCCTGAGCTGGGGAGAGGCACTGGCCGCGATCACTTCGATCCCGGCTGAGATCAGCGGCATGGACGGCCGCAACGGCCACATGCGCGCCGGCGTGCTTGCGCCCGGCGCGGTTGGCGACGTGGTGGTCTGGGACGGCGATCCGCTGGAACTGTCCTCGGCCCCGCTGGAAGTGTGGATCGACGGCGTCAAGCAGCCGCTGGACAACCACCAGAGCCGCCTGAAGGAACGCTACAAGGACCTCGACAGGACGTCTCTGCCCAAGGCCTACGACTGGTAA
- a CDS encoding amidohydrolase yields the protein MKVPPALRQWTGALALGLALALPSGDALARKKDKDKEAVAETPYPSTYKPYPGRPTALVGATVYDGRGGRIDNGTLLFENGKLVAVGGSDLAVPDGYTRIDAAGKFVTPGVIDAHSHLGDYPSPSVDALADGNEATSPTTPEVWAEHSVWPQDPGFTRALTNGGVTSLMVLPGSANLMGGRSVTLKNVPSLTVQGMKFPGAPYSLKMACGENPKRVYGSKGQKPSTRMGNFAVDRQTWLDAKKYAKDEERDRDLANETLVGVLDGDILVQNHCYRADEMALVIDMAKEMGYKVAAFHHAVEAYKIGDLLKQNDICAAVWADWYGFKMEAYDAIPENAALLQKQGVCVIIHSDSANGIQRLNQEAAKAQADGRRIGIDIPDAEVVSWFTYNPAKAMGVADRTGSLETGKMADVVLWNGNPLSVYTRPEKVWIDGALMYDALDPKRRPVSDFELGQPGEGDVK from the coding sequence ATGAAAGTACCGCCCGCATTGCGGCAATGGACCGGCGCCCTTGCGCTGGGCCTCGCCCTCGCGCTGCCCAGCGGCGACGCGCTGGCCAGGAAGAAGGACAAGGATAAGGAAGCGGTAGCCGAGACGCCCTATCCTTCGACCTACAAACCCTACCCCGGCAGGCCCACGGCACTGGTCGGCGCGACGGTCTATGACGGGCGCGGCGGGCGCATCGACAACGGCACGCTGCTGTTCGAGAACGGCAAGCTCGTCGCCGTGGGCGGGTCCGATCTCGCTGTGCCGGATGGCTACACGCGCATCGATGCCGCGGGCAAGTTCGTCACTCCCGGCGTGATCGACGCGCATTCGCATCTGGGCGACTATCCTTCGCCCTCCGTCGATGCCCTGGCCGACGGCAACGAGGCGACCAGCCCGACCACGCCCGAAGTCTGGGCCGAGCACTCGGTATGGCCGCAGGACCCCGGTTTCACCCGCGCCCTCACCAATGGCGGGGTTACCTCGCTGATGGTCCTGCCCGGCTCGGCCAATCTCATGGGCGGGCGTTCGGTCACGCTCAAGAACGTGCCGAGCCTGACGGTGCAGGGAATGAAGTTCCCCGGCGCGCCCTATTCGCTGAAAATGGCCTGCGGCGAGAATCCGAAGCGCGTCTATGGATCGAAGGGCCAGAAACCCTCGACCCGCATGGGCAATTTCGCGGTCGACCGGCAGACCTGGCTCGATGCCAAGAAATACGCGAAGGACGAGGAGCGCGACCGCGACCTTGCCAACGAGACTCTGGTCGGCGTGCTCGACGGCGATATCCTCGTGCAGAACCACTGCTACCGTGCCGACGAGATGGCGCTGGTGATCGATATGGCCAAGGAGATGGGATACAAGGTCGCCGCGTTCCACCACGCTGTGGAGGCCTACAAGATCGGCGACCTGCTCAAGCAGAACGACATCTGCGCCGCCGTCTGGGCCGACTGGTACGGCTTCAAGATGGAAGCCTACGACGCCATCCCGGAGAATGCAGCCCTGCTGCAGAAGCAAGGCGTATGCGTGATCATCCACTCCGACAGTGCAAACGGCATCCAGCGCCTCAACCAGGAAGCGGCCAAGGCGCAGGCGGACGGCCGGCGCATCGGCATCGACATTCCCGATGCCGAGGTGGTGAGCTGGTTCACCTACAACCCGGCCAAGGCGATGGGCGTTGCCGACCGCACCGGCAGCCTCGAAACCGGCAAGATGGCCGACGTTGTGCTGTGGAACGGCAATCCGCTCTCGGTCTACACCCGGCCTGAGAAAGTCTGGATCGACGGCGCGCTGATGTACGATGCACTCGATCCCAAGCGGCGCCCGGTGAGCGACTTCGAATTGGGCCAGCCCGGCGAAGGAGATGTGAAATGA
- a CDS encoding peptide MFS transporter, with the protein MKDITNWNEGDWIAAIAALALFATLAIGGLIATRKSEEFVGHPRGLFVLFYAEMWERFSYYGMRALLILYLTKFWLFNDGDASLIYGGYTSLVYITPVLGGYLADRWLGQRKAVLFGGVVLALGHLFMAWEGMQGVADPAVKQADPAINVFWLALSLIIVGSGFLKANISVIVGQLYKMTDARRDSAYTIFYMGVNVGAALGTILVGYLGETIGWSWGFGLAGIGMVLGLIIFVVGKPALLGQGEPPRPLQKNNEFKLYGTGIAAVAVIWFLIQYVDVIQNLLIITGVAMLAYTLYEAFKLPKEPRERIFAILFLIALNPVFWGLFEQAGGSLSLYTDKYVDRGGVPTSLFQSINPIYIVLFAPLFAGLWQILAKRGLEPSAPAKFGLALIQVGLGFLVFVWGAGTGDPAVMTSVVFVFLIYLLHTTGELCLSPVGLSAMTRLAPAHLGSFIMGAWFYMTAVGNFVAGRIGEATGGESGEMSKDLTLAIYSKIGWVTIGIAIVVLLLSPIVKRWMHLDTLEDRDHGDGLVGQGEVGLEAQEAGMHPENRPT; encoded by the coding sequence ATGAAGGACATAACAAACTGGAACGAGGGTGACTGGATTGCGGCAATCGCTGCACTGGCCCTGTTCGCTACGCTCGCCATCGGCGGCCTCATCGCCACGCGCAAGAGCGAGGAATTCGTCGGCCACCCCCGGGGCCTGTTCGTGCTGTTCTATGCCGAGATGTGGGAGCGCTTTTCCTACTACGGCATGCGCGCGCTGCTGATCCTCTATCTGACGAAGTTCTGGCTGTTCAACGACGGCGACGCCTCGCTGATCTACGGGGGCTATACCAGCCTTGTCTATATTACCCCGGTTCTGGGCGGTTACCTCGCCGACCGCTGGCTCGGCCAGCGCAAGGCGGTGCTGTTCGGCGGCGTCGTCCTGGCGCTCGGCCACCTGTTCATGGCCTGGGAAGGCATGCAGGGCGTTGCCGATCCGGCCGTCAAACAGGCGGATCCGGCGATCAACGTGTTCTGGCTGGCGCTGTCGCTGATCATCGTCGGCTCAGGCTTCCTCAAGGCGAATATCTCGGTGATCGTCGGCCAGCTCTACAAGATGACCGATGCGAGGCGGGATTCGGCCTACACGATCTTCTACATGGGCGTGAACGTCGGCGCCGCGCTCGGCACGATCCTCGTCGGCTACCTGGGCGAGACGATCGGCTGGTCCTGGGGCTTCGGCCTGGCCGGCATCGGCATGGTGCTGGGCCTGATCATCTTCGTTGTCGGCAAACCGGCGCTGCTGGGGCAGGGCGAGCCGCCCAGGCCGCTGCAGAAGAACAACGAGTTCAAGCTCTACGGTACCGGCATTGCCGCAGTCGCGGTGATCTGGTTCCTGATCCAGTACGTCGACGTGATCCAGAACCTGCTGATCATCACCGGCGTCGCGATGCTCGCATATACGCTCTACGAAGCCTTCAAGCTGCCCAAGGAACCGCGTGAGCGGATCTTCGCGATCCTTTTCCTGATCGCGCTGAACCCCGTGTTCTGGGGCCTGTTCGAGCAGGCGGGCGGATCGCTCAGCCTCTACACCGACAAGTACGTCGATCGGGGCGGCGTCCCGACCAGCCTGTTCCAGTCGATCAATCCGATCTACATCGTGCTCTTCGCGCCGCTCTTCGCCGGTCTCTGGCAGATCCTCGCCAAGCGCGGGCTCGAGCCTTCGGCCCCGGCCAAGTTCGGCCTTGCGCTGATCCAGGTCGGCCTTGGCTTCCTCGTCTTCGTCTGGGGCGCGGGCACCGGCGATCCGGCGGTGATGACCTCGGTCGTCTTCGTCTTCCTCATCTACCTGCTGCACACCACCGGCGAACTGTGCCTCTCGCCCGTCGGCCTCTCGGCCATGACGCGGCTGGCACCGGCGCATCTGGGCAGCTTCATCATGGGCGCATGGTTCTACATGACCGCGGTCGGCAACTTCGTGGCCGGACGGATCGGCGAGGCGACCGGCGGCGAAAGCGGCGAGATGTCGAAGGACCTCACGCTGGCGATCTACAGCAAGATTGGCTGGGTTACGATCGGCATTGCCATCGTCGTCCTGCTCCTTTCTCCGATCGTGAAGCGCTGGATGCATCTCGATACGCTGGAAGACCGCGATCATGGCGATGGTCTGGTCGGGCAAGGCGAAGTCGGGCTCGAGGCGCAGGAAGCCGGGATGCACCCGGAAAACCGGCCGACCTGA
- a CDS encoding integration host factor subunit beta, whose protein sequence is MIRSELLQALAKDNPELRSEDVERALDTFFDEIAQRLADGGRVELRGFGAFSTRHRDSRKGRNPRTGETVEVPEKKVPYFKPGKEMRAKLNVS, encoded by the coding sequence ATGATCAGGTCGGAACTGCTGCAGGCCTTGGCCAAGGACAATCCCGAATTGCGAAGCGAAGACGTCGAGCGCGCGCTCGATACCTTCTTCGACGAGATCGCGCAGCGCCTTGCCGATGGCGGCCGCGTCGAACTGCGCGGCTTCGGCGCCTTTTCCACTCGCCACCGTGACAGCCGCAAGGGCCGCAACCCGCGCACCGGCGAAACCGTGGAAGTTCCCGAGAAGAAGGTGCCGTATTTCAAGCCCGGCAAGGAAATGCGCGCGAAGCTGAACGTCAGCTAA
- a CDS encoding PilZ domain-containing protein: MKYPGILSEPEAGQIDDYNEKRVQPRFALMLRSAKLVGPSGEFLCIVRDVSESGAKLKTFHPVINDEPLALEIATGERFGIEKVWERDGEAGVRFLDSVDIMRFIAEAGPFPKRPVRIRVNHDVTLAFAGTTAPATVCDLSRQGARIETPQHLAIGQTIRISGDHLPEFEATVCWRKHPAYGLVFRQLMSMDELAQRVYRMQLQGPAAA; this comes from the coding sequence ATGAAATACCCGGGAATTCTGTCCGAGCCCGAGGCAGGTCAAATCGACGACTACAACGAAAAGCGCGTTCAGCCGCGCTTTGCGCTCATGTTGCGCAGCGCCAAGCTCGTCGGCCCCAGCGGGGAATTTCTCTGCATCGTCAGGGACGTTTCCGAAAGCGGCGCCAAGCTGAAGACCTTTCATCCGGTCATCAACGACGAGCCACTGGCGCTCGAGATCGCCACCGGCGAACGCTTCGGTATCGAGAAAGTCTGGGAAAGGGACGGCGAAGCCGGCGTCCGCTTCCTCGATTCGGTCGACATCATGCGTTTCATCGCTGAAGCAGGCCCCTTCCCCAAGCGTCCGGTCCGGATCAGGGTCAACCACGATGTGACCCTCGCCTTCGCCGGGACGACTGCCCCGGCAACGGTCTGCGACCTGTCGCGCCAGGGCGCGCGCATCGAAACCCCGCAGCATCTGGCGATCGGCCAGACGATCCGGATCAGCGGAGACCACCTTCCCGAGTTCGAAGCCACCGTGTGCTGGCGCAAACATCCCGCCTATGGCCTGGTCTTCCGCCAGCTCATGAGCATGGATGAACTGGCCCAGCGCGTCTATCGCATGCAGCTTCAGGGACCTGCGGCGGCCTGA
- the msrB gene encoding peptide-methionine (R)-S-oxide reductase MsrB, with amino-acid sequence MPLATSRRRLLAWLGVGAALPVLTACGSDDAEAKAYPVSYSEAEWRKRLTREQFHILREAGTERPYSSPLNDEHRKGTFVCAADGNPLFSSATKFDSGTGWPSFWKPLAGAVGTSTDYKLGYPRTEVHCAKCGGHLGHVFDDGPKPTGKRYCMNGAAMKFRPA; translated from the coding sequence ATGCCGCTCGCCACGTCTCGCCGCCGACTGCTTGCCTGGTTGGGAGTGGGCGCGGCCCTGCCGGTGCTGACTGCCTGTGGCAGCGACGATGCCGAAGCGAAGGCCTATCCGGTCAGTTACAGCGAGGCGGAATGGCGCAAGCGCCTGACGCGCGAACAGTTCCACATCCTGCGCGAGGCGGGCACCGAGCGGCCCTATTCCTCACCGCTCAACGATGAACATCGCAAGGGCACGTTCGTCTGCGCGGCGGACGGCAACCCCTTGTTCTCTTCGGCCACGAAATTCGACAGCGGTACCGGCTGGCCCAGCTTCTGGAAGCCATTGGCCGGCGCCGTCGGCACCTCGACCGACTACAAGCTCGGCTATCCGCGCACCGAAGTCCATTGCGCCAAGTGCGGTGGGCACCTCGGTCATGTCTTCGACGACGGACCCAAGCCCACCGGCAAGCGCTATTGCATGAACGGCGCGGCGATGAAGTTCCGCCCAGCCTGA
- a CDS encoding ABC transporter permease, giving the protein MTRPRGRLSITRAAWVVARRDFVAILMSRTFFFFLLGPLFPLIVGGLAGSVGQRVQQTADNPHVAIVMQGDDAEAMRAARDRLAANIGNLLPDFVILRRLDPGERFDPRTIVDGGRGNVAAVLSGTPQAPVLTGPEDQIERWRGQVALIASEALAPRERALPEVRLDRTVTSNANERKGQLRTAQAAQMLLFLLTMMLAGMVLSNLVEEKGNKIIEVLAAAIPMESVFFGKLFAMLGVSFVGISVWGAVGAALYVAAGTAVPQLPDPAVGWPMLMALGIVYFAMAYLLLGSVFLAIGSMATTVREVQTLSMPVTMLQLLVFFFASFAMTQPGSFMEVAAVFFPFSSPFAMLARAAQDPALSPHLFAVIWQMIWVGLLVRFGSALFRRRVMKSGPGRSDRRGGFRGLLRRASANASEGA; this is encoded by the coding sequence ATGACCCGTCCCCGCGGCAGACTGTCGATCACCCGCGCTGCATGGGTCGTTGCCCGGCGAGACTTCGTGGCGATCCTGATGAGCCGAACCTTCTTCTTCTTTCTGCTCGGCCCGCTGTTCCCGCTCATCGTCGGTGGACTGGCCGGCAGCGTCGGCCAGCGTGTGCAGCAGACGGCGGACAATCCTCATGTCGCCATTGTCATGCAGGGCGACGATGCAGAGGCGATGCGGGCGGCAAGGGACCGGCTGGCGGCCAATATCGGCAATCTCCTGCCCGATTTCGTGATTCTGCGACGACTGGACCCGGGAGAACGGTTCGATCCGCGCACCATCGTCGACGGTGGCAGGGGCAATGTCGCGGCGGTGCTCTCGGGCACGCCGCAGGCGCCGGTCCTCACCGGCCCGGAAGACCAGATCGAACGCTGGCGCGGACAGGTGGCGCTCATCGCCTCCGAAGCGCTTGCGCCGCGCGAACGGGCCTTGCCCGAAGTGCGGCTGGACCGGACCGTGACCAGCAACGCCAATGAACGAAAGGGCCAGCTCAGGACCGCGCAGGCCGCCCAAATGCTGCTGTTCCTGCTCACGATGATGCTGGCGGGCATGGTCCTGTCCAACCTCGTCGAGGAAAAGGGCAACAAGATCATCGAGGTGTTGGCCGCGGCTATTCCGATGGAATCGGTCTTCTTCGGCAAGCTTTTCGCCATGCTCGGGGTGTCCTTCGTCGGCATCTCCGTCTGGGGTGCAGTCGGGGCGGCGCTTTATGTGGCGGCCGGAACAGCCGTCCCGCAGTTGCCGGATCCGGCGGTAGGCTGGCCGATGCTCATGGCTTTGGGCATCGTCTATTTCGCCATGGCCTACCTGCTTCTCGGCTCGGTCTTCCTCGCGATCGGCTCGATGGCAACGACCGTGCGCGAGGTCCAGACCCTGTCGATGCCGGTCACGATGCTGCAGCTTCTCGTCTTCTTCTTCGCCAGCTTCGCGATGACCCAGCCGGGCTCCTTCATGGAAGTGGCAGCGGTGTTCTTTCCGTTCAGCTCGCCTTTCGCGATGCTGGCGCGCGCCGCGCAGGACCCGGCGCTGTCCCCGCACCTGTTCGCGGTGATCTGGCAGATGATCTGGGTAGGCCTGCTGGTGCGTTTCGGCTCGGCACTGTTCAGGCGCCGGGTGATGAAATCCGGGCCGGGGCGCTCGGACCGGCGAGGCGGCTTCAGGGGGCTCCTGCGCCGCGCTTCGGCGAACGCGTCGGAAGGGGCCTGA
- a CDS encoding ABC transporter ATP-binding protein has protein sequence MNVALGDWRVAGNDQAACADGPDFGPLAIEARGLVKRFDGVTAVDGVDLTVPRGAVYGILGPNGAGKTTTLRMLLGIIDPDRGYRRILGADRPHDVAHAIGYLPEERGLYPAMKAVDAIAFVGALRGLPLKEGRRRGRELLEQHGLGYAADRQIRQLSKGMAQQVQILGTLVHKPRLVIFDEPFSGLDALNQGKLERMMHGLAQDGTTVIFSTHVIAHAERLCDEVAIIAGGKVPFAGPVDVARDRIPAQVRLETRAQDGPWRAALPADARHEGSFWFFSLPDTGIEPLLRALIEGEAGILSLSIERAGLHDAFVAIAGEAAARALEQEKPEELRR, from the coding sequence ATGAATGTCGCACTAGGAGATTGGCGAGTGGCGGGCAATGACCAGGCTGCCTGTGCCGATGGGCCCGACTTCGGGCCGCTCGCCATCGAGGCGCGGGGACTGGTCAAGCGTTTCGACGGGGTAACGGCGGTCGACGGCGTTGATCTCACCGTGCCGCGCGGCGCGGTCTACGGCATTCTCGGCCCCAACGGCGCAGGCAAGACGACGACCCTGCGCATGCTGCTGGGCATCATCGACCCCGACCGGGGCTATCGCCGCATCCTGGGTGCGGATCGACCGCATGACGTTGCCCATGCCATCGGCTACCTGCCCGAAGAACGCGGTCTCTACCCCGCGATGAAGGCGGTGGATGCGATCGCCTTCGTCGGCGCCCTGCGCGGCTTGCCGCTGAAGGAAGGCCGCCGGCGCGGGCGCGAACTGCTCGAACAGCATGGTCTGGGCTATGCCGCCGACCGGCAGATCCGGCAGCTTTCCAAGGGCATGGCGCAGCAGGTGCAGATCCTCGGTACGCTCGTCCACAAGCCGCGCCTGGTGATCTTCGATGAACCGTTCTCCGGGCTCGATGCGCTCAATCAGGGCAAGCTCGAACGCATGATGCACGGCCTCGCGCAGGACGGGACGACGGTCATCTTCTCCACCCATGTCATCGCCCATGCCGAGCGGCTGTGCGACGAAGTGGCAATCATCGCCGGGGGCAAGGTGCCTTTTGCCGGACCGGTTGACGTCGCGCGCGACCGGATTCCCGCGCAGGTCCGGCTGGAGACCCGTGCGCAGGACGGTCCGTGGCGCGCCGCGCTGCCTGCCGATGCGCGCCATGAAGGCAGCTTCTGGTTCTTCTCGCTGCCCGATACCGGGATAGAGCCGCTGCTGCGCGCTCTGATCGAAGGCGAAGCCGGCATTCTCTCGCTCTCGATCGAGCGGGCGGGGCTTCACGACGCCTTCGTCGCGATTGCCGGCGAGGCTGCGGCCCGGGCGCTGGAACAGGAAAAGCCGGAGGAACTGCGCCGATGA
- the queG gene encoding tRNA epoxyqueuosine(34) reductase QueG — protein MVDVAPDTFIEDLQAQARSLGFCALGIASASEDPVRAQRLETWLDDGMHGSMAWMKERAHHRRSPQGLWPEARSVIALGMSYAPAADPLAHADRPEIARISVYAQGADYHDTVKKALKHLARWIVLEGEKRGLGGADGSVGVKVFTDTAPVMEKPLGAAAGLGWQGKHTNMVSREHGSWLFLGEIYTTLDLAPSTPGRDRCGSCSACQDACPTQAFPAPYRLDARRCISYLTIEHKGEIPLEFREALGNRIYGCDDCLAVCPWNKFAQVAHVHRTFLPRGELAAPPLADLLTLDDAGFRKLFSGSPIKRIGRNRFVRNCLYAAGNSKRPDLLEQVGPLLNDPDPAVAGAAQWAASKLQSVP, from the coding sequence TTGGTCGACGTCGCGCCGGACACATTCATCGAGGACCTGCAGGCGCAGGCCCGTTCGCTCGGGTTCTGCGCTCTCGGCATCGCTTCGGCAAGCGAAGACCCGGTGCGCGCGCAGCGGCTGGAGACGTGGCTGGACGATGGCATGCACGGTTCGATGGCGTGGATGAAGGAACGCGCCCACCATCGGCGTTCGCCACAAGGGCTTTGGCCGGAAGCGCGCAGCGTGATTGCATTGGGTATGAGCTATGCTCCCGCCGCCGACCCGCTGGCTCATGCGGATCGTCCTGAAATTGCGCGCATATCGGTTTATGCGCAAGGGGCCGATTACCACGATACGGTGAAGAAGGCGCTCAAGCACCTCGCGCGCTGGATCGTCCTCGAGGGTGAGAAGCGCGGGCTTGGCGGCGCGGACGGCTCGGTCGGCGTGAAAGTCTTCACCGATACCGCACCGGTCATGGAAAAGCCGCTGGGCGCCGCCGCCGGACTGGGCTGGCAGGGCAAGCACACCAACATGGTCAGCCGCGAGCACGGCTCCTGGCTGTTCCTTGGCGAGATCTACACGACGCTGGACCTTGCACCGTCAACGCCCGGCCGGGATCGCTGCGGGTCATGCAGCGCCTGCCAGGACGCCTGCCCGACACAGGCCTTTCCCGCGCCGTACCGCCTCGATGCGCGGCGCTGCATCAGCTACCTCACGATCGAGCACAAGGGCGAAATCCCGCTCGAGTTCCGCGAGGCCCTGGGCAATCGGATCTACGGCTGCGACGATTGCCTGGCCGTGTGCCCATGGAACAAGTTCGCGCAAGTCGCGCATGTCCACCGCACTTTCCTGCCGCGCGGAGAGCTGGCCGCGCCGCCGCTGGCCGACCTGCTCACGCTCGACGATGCGGGCTTTCGCAAGCTCTTTTCAGGCTCCCCGATCAAGCGCATCGGCCGCAACCGCTTCGTCCGCAATTGCCTCTATGCGGCCGGAAACAGCAAAAGGCCCGACCTGCTGGAACAGGTCGGGCCCTTGCTGAACGATCCGGACCCTGCCGTCGCCGGCGCGGCGCAATGGGCCGCGAGCAAACTTCAGAGCGTCCCTTGA
- the ddmA gene encoding dicamba O-demethylase ferredoxin reductase subunit DdmA produces the protein MSKADVVIVGAGHGGAQCAIALRQNGFEGTITVIGREPEYPYERPPLSKEYFAREKTFDRLYIRPPTFWAEKNIAFKLGTEVTKVDPKAHELTLSSGESYGYGKLVWATGGDPRRLSCQGADLAGIHAVRTREDCDTLMAEVDAGTKNIVVIGGGYIGLEAAAVLSKMGLKVTLLEALPRVLARVAGEDLSTFYQKEHAEHGVDLRTEVMVDSLVGENGKVTGVQLAGGEVIPAEGVIVGIGIVPAVGPLIAAGAAGANGVDVDEYCRTSLPDVYAIGDCAAFACDYAGGNVMRVESVQNANDMGTCVAKAICGDEKPYKAFPWFWSNQYDLKLQTAGINVGFDKTVIRGNPEERSFSVIYLKDGRVLALDCVNMVKDYVQGRKLVEAGATPDLEALADAAKPLKELL, from the coding sequence ATGAGCAAGGCAGACGTCGTAATCGTGGGAGCCGGGCATGGCGGTGCACAATGCGCGATCGCCCTTCGCCAGAACGGCTTCGAAGGCACCATAACCGTCATCGGCCGTGAGCCGGAATATCCTTATGAGCGTCCGCCGCTCTCGAAGGAATACTTCGCGCGTGAGAAGACCTTCGATCGTCTCTACATCCGTCCGCCGACGTTCTGGGCCGAGAAGAACATCGCGTTCAAGCTGGGCACCGAAGTCACCAAGGTCGATCCCAAGGCGCATGAACTGACGCTCTCCAGCGGCGAGAGCTATGGCTACGGCAAGCTCGTCTGGGCCACTGGCGGGGATCCGCGTCGTCTCTCGTGCCAGGGTGCGGACCTTGCCGGCATCCACGCCGTGCGCACCCGCGAGGACTGCGACACGCTGATGGCCGAAGTCGATGCCGGCACGAAGAACATCGTCGTCATCGGCGGCGGCTACATCGGCCTGGAAGCCGCGGCGGTGCTGTCCAAGATGGGCCTCAAGGTCACGCTGCTCGAAGCGCTTCCGCGCGTGCTGGCACGCGTTGCGGGTGAAGACCTGTCCACCTTCTACCAGAAGGAACACGCCGAACACGGCGTCGACCTGCGCACCGAAGTCATGGTCGACAGCCTCGTCGGCGAGAACGGCAAGGTGACCGGCGTGCAGCTTGCCGGCGGCGAAGTGATCCCGGCCGAAGGCGTCATCGTCGGCATCGGCATCGTGCCCGCCGTCGGCCCGCTGATCGCGGCCGGCGCTGCCGGCGCCAATGGCGTCGACGTGGACGAGTATTGCCGCACCTCGCTGCCCGACGTCTATGCGATCGGCGACTGCGCGGCTTTCGCCTGCGACTATGCGGGCGGCAACGTGATGCGCGTGGAATCGGTGCAGAACGCCAACGACATGGGCACTTGCGTGGCCAAGGCGATCTGCGGCGACGAAAAGCCCTACAAGGCGTTCCCGTGGTTCTGGTCGAACCAGTACGACCTCAAGCTGCAGACGGCCGGCATCAATGTCGGCTTCGACAAGACCGTGATCCGCGGCAATCCGGAGGAGCGCAGCTTCTCGGTCATCTATCTCAAGGATGGCCGCGTCCTCGCCCTCGACTGCGTGAACATGGTCAAGGACTACGTGCAGGGCCGCAAGCTGGTCGAAGCCGGGGCCACCCCCGACCTCGAAGCGCTGGCCGATGCGGCCAAGCCGCTGAAGGAACTGCTCTAA